The following is a genomic window from Gymnodinialimonas ceratoperidinii.
GACGAGATGAACCCCTCGGCTGCCAACGCCCTGCTGAAGGAGTTGGAGGAGCCGCCCGAAGGCGCAGTCCTCTTCCTGATCTCGCACCGCCCCTCGGGCCTTCTGCCGACGATCCGCTCGCGCTGCCGCACCCTGCGGTTCAACCCCCTGGGCGATGCGGACCTCGCCTCGGCGCTGCTGCAGGCCGGGGCCGAGCCGCCCGAGGGCGCGGCCTTGGCCACGCTCGCCCAAGGCTCCGTGGGCGAGGCCATCGCCCTGGCCGAACAGGGCGGCCCGTCGCTCTATGCCGATATCTGCAACCTGCTGGCCACGCTGCCCACCATGGACCGCCAATTGGCGATCCGCCTCGCAGAAGGGACAGCCGGCAAGGCCAACGAGGGGCGCTTCACCCTGACGCTCTCGTTGCTCGATACCGCCCTGTCGCGCGCGGCGCGGCTTGGGGCGACCGGGCAGATGCCTACCGAGATCGTCCCGAACGAGGCCGCCACCCTGCAACGCCTCGCCCCCACCCCCGGCCACGCCCGGGAATGGGCGAACCTCGCGCAGTCGCTCACCGCCCGCGCGCGGCGCGGCAAGGCGGTCAACCTTGACCCCGCCGCGCTGGTGTTTGATATCTTCCTCGATCTGGACCGGATGGCGGCCCGGCTTGCCGCGTGAGACCCCCCGAATGAGCACTCCTTCCATCGTCGACAGCCACTGCCACCTGGACTTTGACAGCCTCTCCGAAGAGCTGCCCGAGGTCGTGTCCCGCGCCGTCGAGGCGGGCGTCACGCGCATGGTGACGATCTGCACCCGCCTGCGCAACGCGCCGCAGGTGCAAGCCATCGCCGAGGCCCATGCGCCGGTCTTCTGGGCCGGCGGCACGCATCCGATGTCGGTGGCCGAAGAACCCATGGCGACGCTCGACGAGCTGGAGGCGCTGGCGCAGCACCCGAAGTTCGTGGGCATCGGCGAGACCGGGCTGGATTACCATTACACCGCCGACAGCAAGGACGTGCAGCAGGAGAGCCTCCGCCTGCATATCGAGGCCGCGCGCCGCACCCGGTTGCCGCTGATCATCCACGCGCGCGACGCCGATGATGACATGGCGCGCATCCTGACCGAGGAGCACGCCAACGGCGCGTTCACCTGCGTGATGCATTGCTTCAGCTCCTCCGCCGCGCTCGCCAAGGCCGCGCTGGACCTCGACTTCTACCTCTCGATGTCGGGCATCACCGCCTTCCCCAAGAGCCAAGAGTTGCGCGACATCTTCGCCGCCGCCCCGCTCGACCGGATCCTTGTCGAAACCGACAGCCCCTACCTCGCGCCGCCGCCCCATCGCGGCAAGCGCAACGAGCCCGCCTTCACCGCCCATACCGCGCGCCGCGCCGCCGAGACCTTCGGCCTCGACTACGCAGACTTCGCCGCCCGCACGACCGAGAACTTCGACCGCCTGTTCTGGAAGGCCGCCCATGGCTGAGCTGCGCGTCACCATCCTCGGCTGCGGGTCCTCCGGCGGTGTGCCGCGACTGGGCGGCATCTGGGGTGACTGCGATCCCTCCAACCCCCGAAACATGCGCCGCCGCTGCTCGTTGCTGGTCGAGCAGGAGGGCGCGGAGGGCACCACCCGCGTGCTGATCGACACCTCCCCCGACCTGCGTGCGCAGCTACTGGACGCGGGCGTGGGCCACCTCGACGCGGTGCTCTACACCCACGCCCATGCCGATCATGTCCATGGGCTCGACGACTTGCGGATGATCGTCTTCAACATGCGCGCGCGCCTGCCCGTCTATGCCGACGGCGCCACCACGAACGACCTGCTGAACCGCTTCGGCTACGCCTTCGTGCAGCCGCCGGGCTCCGCCTATCCACCGATCCTCGACATCCATGGGATCGACGGCGACGTCACCATCGACGGCGCCGGTGGCCCGCTCACCTTCACCCCCTTCGAGGTGACCCACGGCAACATCGACGCCCTCGGCTTCCGCGTCGCCGACGTGGCCTATCTGCCCGACGTCTCCGACATCCCCGATGAGGTCTGGCCGGTACTCCAAGGGCTCGACACATGGATTCTCGACGCGCTGCGCCGCACCCCGCACCCGAGCCACAGCCATCTCGAGAACTCGTTGGAATGGATCGCCCGCGCCGCGCCACGCCGCGCGGTGCTCACCAACATGCACATCGATCTCGATTACCAGGATGTCGCCGACGAGACGCCGGACCATGTGACCCCTGCCTATGACGGCATGACCCTCACGTTCGACGTCTGAATGAGCGTCCTGCTCTCCATCGTGCTGCCCGTCTTCCTGCTGGTCGGCGCGGGCTACCTTGCCGTCTGGCGTGGCCTTTTCGCCGACAGCGCCGTGGACGGACTGATGTCGTACACCCAGAAATTCGCCATCCCCTGCCTGCTCTTCACCGGCATCGCGACGCTCGATCTGGGGGCGGAGCTGGATCTCTGGCTGCTCGCCGCCTACTTCGGCAGCGCCATCGCCTGTTTCCTGCTTGGCGTCTTCGGCGCGCGGCTGCTTTTCGGGCGGCCCTGGCCCGACAGCATCGCCATCGGGCTGACCGGCATGTTCGCCAATACCGTGCTTCTGGGCCTGCCGGTGACCGAGCGCGCCTTCGGAACCGAGGCGCTCGGCCCCAACTACGCGATCATCGCGTTCAATGCCGGCTTCTGCTACCTCGTCGGCATCACCTCGATGGAGATCTTTCGCGCCGAAACCCGGGGCGTGGCCCTGGCGCGGACGGTCGCCAGCGCGATGTTTCACAACTCGCTGATGATCGGGATCATGTTGGGCTTCGTGGTGAACCTCTCCGGCCTGCCGATCCCCGCCGTGGCGCAGGACGCGCTGGACCTGATGATCCGCTCTGCCCTGCCCGCCGCGCTGTTTGGCTTGGGCGGCGTGCTCTACCGCTACAAGCCTGAAGGCGACGTGGGTGCCATCGCCATGCTCTGCGTGCTCACGCTCTGCGTGCATCCGGCGATTACATGGGCCATCGGCACCTACGCAGGGCTCAGCACCGGGCAGATGCGCAGCGCGGTCCTCACCGCCGCCATGGCGCCCGGCATCAACACCTATATCTTCGCGGATATGTACGGCGTCGCGCGCCGCGTCGTGGCCTCGACGGTGCTCATCAGCACCGCGCTCACGGTATTCACCGCCTCGGTCTGGTTGCTGATCCTGCCCTGACCGCGCTGCGACCCGTCGGAAACGAGACCGCTCGCGCCCTCTCCCGATGACGGGGTCGAAGCGCGGGCGGCTGAACGTGTTGCAAGTGGGGCGCGGCCCTCAGTGCGGGTCGATCCCCCGCAGCCGTTCCGAGCGTTGCCGCAGCAGTTCCACCACCGTCAGCAGGATCACCGAGATCGCGACCAGCACCGTTGCCGCGGCAAGGATCGTCGGGCTGATCTGCTCGCGCAGGCCGGTGAACATCTGCCACGGCAGGGTCTGCTGCCCGGCGGATCCCACGAAGATCACCACGACCACCTCGTCGAAGGACGTGATGAAGGCGAAAAGACCGCCCGAGATCACGCCCGGCAGGATCAGCGGCATCTGGATGCGGAAGAAGGTCGTCACCGGGTTCGCGCCAAGGTTCGCCGCCGCCCGTGTGAGCGAGCGGTCAAAGCCCACCAGCGTCGCCGTCACCGTGATGATGACAAACGGGATGCCAAGGGCCGCGTGGGCCAGCACGACGCCCATGAAGGTGCCCTGCAGGCCGATGCGCGAGTAGAAGAAGTACATGCCCGCCGCCGAGATGATCAGCGGCACGATCATCGGCGAGATCAGGATCGCCATGATCGCGCCCTTGAAAGGCACGTGGCTCTGGCTCAGGCCAATGGCCGCCAGCGTCCCGAAACCCACCGACAGGAGCGTCGCCACCGGCGCGATCCGCAACGAGTTGCGCATCGGGGTCATCCATTCCTCACCCTCGAGCCCCGAGAGCTTGCCGACGATCAGGCCGATGATGGCGAAGATCACGATGGGGAAGTAGTTGGTCGTTCCCTTGAACATCTTCAGCGCCACCGTGGCGGCAATGCCGAGGGCCAGGCCGATCAGCAGGCCGATCCAGGGATAGCCCCCCTGCCCGAAGAACTCGCGGTAATGGCGCAGGCTGTAGGCGTCCGGGTCCAGCGCCAGCATCCCCGGCGTGAAGGTGAAGAAATCCTCCGCGTTGAAGCTGAGCGGGATGATCGTGAGGATCGGCGCGATCAGGAAGAAGAAGATCAAGCCACAGATGACGCGGAAGCCGTAGAACCAGATGCGCTGGCCGACCGTGGCATAGGGAGGAAGTTTGGTATCCATGGTGCGTTATCCCAGCTTCACGTTGTCGATGCCCACGATGCGATCGTAGAGCCAGTAGAGAACCAGCACGAGCGCCAGCAGGATGGAGCCGAGTGCGGCCGCGAGGCCCCAGTTCAGGCTCGACGAGATGTGGTAGGCGATCCGGTTCGAGATGAAGGTACCCGTGCGTCCACCCACCAGTTCCGGCGTGATGTAGTAGCCGATGGCGAGGATGAAGACGAGGATGCAGCCCGCGCCGATGCCCGGAATGGACTGCGGGAAATACACGCGCCGGAAGGCGGTGAAGTTCGTGGCGCCCAGGGATTTGGCGGCCCGCACATAGCTTGGCGGGATCGTCTTCATCACCGAGTAGAGCGGCAGGATCATGAATGGCAGCAGGATATGCGTCATCGCGATGATCGTGCCAAGCTGGTTGTTGATCAGCGCCAGCCGGTTCTCGTCGGCGACGATGCCGATCCATACGAGGATGTCGTTGATGACGCCTTGCTGTTGCAGCAAGACCTTCCACGCGCTGGTCCGCACCAGCAGCGAGGTCCAGAACGGCAGCAGCACGAGGATCAGCAGCAGGTTCGAGGATTTCGACGGCAGGTTCGACAGCAGGTAGGCGATCGGGTAGCCGAGCAGCACGCACATGAGTGTGATCATGCCCGACATGAAAATCGTGCGCTGGAACAACAGCAGGTAAATGCGCTGCTCTTCCGGCTGCGCCTCGATCCCGTCCGGGGTCAGGCGCAGGTCGATGGAGGTGAGGAAGTAGCCCGCGGTATAGGGGTCCGAGAAGGCCTCGATCGTGGCCCAGACATTGCGGTCGCCCCAATCGTCGTTCAGGTCCAGCCAGGCTTCGCTCGGCGACATGCCGGTAAAGCCTTCCACGGCGGCGTCGGCCTCGATCAGCAGATCGGCCATCGGCCCGTCGTAGCCCGAAACATCGGTGCGCATCAGGTCGCGGTAGAGCGCCATGTAGACAGGGAACCAGGGCTCCTCGGCCATCGGGTTGTCGTTGTCTTCCTGCTGCACCGTCCGCGCGAAGCCGCGATAGGCGTCGGCGGTCTCGGGCAGCAATTCGGAGGCCGCGACCGACAGGCGGAACGATGGCCCCGCGTCCTCGGCGGCGCTGGCCGCCTCGATCCAGTCGGGCGCGCCCATGAGCATGGCCCAGGTGTCGGCCTCCTCCCAAGCCGGGTTCAGCTCGATGAACTGGTCGGCGTAATCCTCGCCGATGTCATCGACGCCGCGTCCCGACTGGCGGAACAGCGACGAGATCCCGGTGGTCTCGTAGTTCAGGCGCGAGCCCAGGCGCGTGTGAATGCGCCGCTCGGCGGCCTCGACGAAATCATAGGTCAGCGCGGCATAGGTATCTTCGTCCGGAAGCCCCTCCGGATCCCAGTCCTCCAGCGCCATGACCGTGCGCGGCAGGGTCTCGGAGGTGATCTGGTTCTCGACCGAGCGGAACAGCATGTCGACGATGGGCGCGATGAAGGCGACCATGATGAAGATCAGCAGCGGTGCGATCAGCAGCAGCGCGCGCATCTTCTGCACCCGCAAGGCCCGCGCGAGGCTGCGCTTCAGCGGCGTGCCGTCAGCGGCAAGGACAGGGCCATTGTCGGTGGTGTTTGCGGCGGTAGCATCAGACATTCACACGCCCTCCACGACGAGGATCACGCTGTCGGCGGTGCGGCGGCGGATCTCTGCAACTTCTTGATATTCAGGGTCGTTATAGGCGGCGAGCGCGGCCTCATAACTGTCGAACTCGAAGACCACGTGGCGTTGGAAGGTGTCGCCTTCCAGAAGTTCCGCCTTGCCGCCCCGGACCACCGGACGCGCGCCGTGGCCCAACAGGATCGGCGTGTCACGCTCCACATATTCCTTGTAGGCTTCGGGGTCGTTCACCGTGATATGGCCGATGATGTAGCCTTTGGGCATTTGCGAGCCGCCTTCTTCGAGTTTGGTGTGAGCGGGCCACATCGGCGGCCCGCTCGGGTTCTTCGGGTCGGCGGGGATCACCCCGCCGCGCCCTCAAGGCTTATTGAGCCAGCCACGCCTGGAAACGTGCGTCCAGGTCGTCGCGGTAATCGGCCCACCACTCGTAGTTGTAGAGGAACGTCCGCTCGGCGTTGTTGGGATCGGTCGGCATATGCGGCGCCATGTCGATGCCCAGCTCGGCGTGCTGACCCACCAGCGGTGCGGAAGAGGCACGCGCCGGACCGTAGGAGATGTAGGCAGCCTGATCGGCCAGACGCTGGGTGTCGGTCGCGAAGCGAACGAAATCCATCACGCGGGCCAGACGATCTTCCGGCAGACCCTCGGGGATGATCCAGCCGTCGAGGTCGAACACCTGAGCGTCCCAGAGCATCGCGATGGGCTGGTCCTGCTCTTCGATCACCGAGAACAGACGGCCGTTGTAGGTCGAACCCATCACGACTTCGCCGTCGGCCAGAAGCTGCGGCGTGTCGGCACCGGCGGACCACCAGACGGTCTCGTCACGGATGGTTTCGAGCATGTCCAGCGCCTGCTGGATGCCTTCTTCGGTTTCCAGAACGTCGTAGACGTCTTCATCGGCAACACCGGAACAGATCAGCGCCCATTCCATGTTGTTGATCGGGCGACGCTCGAGCGAACGCTGACCGGGGAAGTTTTCCAGATCGAACACGTCGCAGATGTCGTCGGGCGTGTTGCCGTTCCATGCTTCCACGTCGGTGCGGTAACCGAAGGTGGTGGAATAGACGATCTGAGGGATGAAGCAGTCGGAAACGATCAGGTCGCCGAAGTCTTCGGAAGCAGGCGTGCCGTCATCGGCCGGTGCCAGAACTTCGTCGTGGTCGATTTCCATCGCCAGACCTTCGTCGCACAGACGGATGGCGTCGGAGGCCACGACGTCGACGAGATCCCAGGTCACGTTGCCCGCTTCGTTCATCGCGCGCAGACGGGCAACCGCCTCGTTGGAGGATTCATCCCAGATGATTTCCAGGCCCTCGTGCATCTCGGCATAGGGGTCGGAATAGGCGTTGATCTGGCTTTGCTGGTAGGCGCCGCCCCAGGACACGAGGGTCATGGTATTGGCCATGTGGCCGTCGGCCATGGCACCGGTGGCAGCAAGGCTGGCGCCGGTTGTCAGGAGCATAAGGCTCTTGAGATTCATATTGTCTCTCCTTGGTTGAACTTCCGCCGGGCGTTCCCGGCTCTGTTATTGGGTCGCGCCCCCCTTGGGGGACGCAAACCTGTCAGGCATCGAGCGCGCGGCAATCCTGCGGACGCCAGCCGATCTCGATACGCTCCCCCGGTTTCAGTCGGCGCTGATCGGGGGCATTTCTTGTCTTGATGATGAAATCTTCCACCCCCGCAACCCGAAGGCGCGTACGATAGATATCTCCCATGTAGACGAATTCCAGCACTTCGGCCTTCAGCGTATGGGCGCCGGGCGTCAGGCGGCTCGGGTCCATCTCGACCCGTTCGGGGCGGATGGAGACCTGTGTCTTCTCGCCCACGGACGACACGTTCACCGGCAGCGCGTCGATGATCGACCCGTCTTCCAGCGTCACTTCGCACATGTTGTCACCCATCTTGCTGACGGTGCCCTGCAGCGTGTTGTTCTCGCCGATGAACTGGGCGACGAAGCTGTTCTGCGGCTCCTCGTAGAGGGTGTCGGGCGCGGCAAGCTGCTGGATGCGGCCATCGTCGAACACGGCAACCCGGTCCGACATCGTCAGCGCCTCGGTCTGGTCGTGGGTCACATAGACCGTGGTGATGCCTAGCTCGTGGGCTAGGTTGGTGATCTCGAACTGCAGGGTCTCGCGCAATTGCTTGTCGAGCGCGCCGAGCGGCTCGTCCATCAGCACCAGCTCCGGCTCGAACACCAGCGCGCGCGCCAGGGCGATCCGCTGCTGCTGACCGCCCGAAAGCTGCGCCGGACGGCGATTGATGAAATCGACCATCTGCACCATGTCCAGCGCTCGGGTGACCTTGCCCTCCCGCTCGGACTTGGGCATGCCCCGCACTTCCAGCGGGAACGAGAGGTTCTCGCCCACCGTCATATGCGGGAACAACGCGTAGTTCTGGAACACCATCCCGATGCCGCGCTTGTGGGGCGGGATGTTGTTGATCGGCTTGCCGTCGAGGGTGATCTCGCCGTGGGTGGCGGTCTCGAACCCGGCCAGCATCATGAGGCACGTGGTCTTGCCGGAACCCGATGGTCCGAGCATCGTCAGGAATTCGCCCCGACTGATGTGCAGGTTAAGATCTTTCACGACGAGCACTTCGCCGTCGTAGCTCTTCTGAACGCGATCGAACGATACGAACGCTTGCGATCCGTCTGAGGTCAAACCCCACTCCCTGTTGTTACGCCTTGGTGTCACCGGTCAGACGACCGAGCCCTAGCTTGTGGCGTTAGCCTAGACGCAGGGCGGGCTCGGTTTCAACCACTGGGTTTGCAAAAAGGCCAAACCAAGGTCAATTTTCCTGCCACTGGACCGACACCTCGTCTTTTTGCCCAGCTTTTACGCTCAACTCAGGCGAAACGGCCAGTTCTTGTGATGTACGCAGGTTTCGCGTATCGCTGGCGCAGCATCGCGAAAGGCCCCTAGAGGAAAGCGAAAGTGACGCAAATCTCCGCCAAGTTTTCCCGGATTCCCGTGCCATGTCCATGACCCCGCCGACCCCGCGCCGGACGTCGCTGGAGGATGCACCGCGCCCGCGCGATCTCATCCGTCGCCTCTGGCGCGAGCATGTCTACCAATACTGGCCGATCATGGCGTTTGCCGTCGTCTTGATGTCGATCGAGGGCGCGGCCATCGGCGCCTTCGCCTGGATGGTTCAGCCGCTCTTTGACGAGCTGTTTTCAAGCGGCTCCATGGAGGGCGTGGCATGGGTCGCACTGACCGTCGGCGCGTTGTTCACCATCCGCGCCACTTCGGGCTTTTTTCAACGTATTCTGATGGTTGGCGTGGGCCTGAAGGTCGTGACCGGCTTGCAGGTTCGCCTCGTGAAGCACCTGCTGACCCTTGATATGTCGTTCTTTCAGGACAACGCCCCCGGCGCGCTGATCGAGCGTGTGCGCGGCGATACCGGCGCGCTGCAATCGCTCTCGTCGTCGGTTCTCGTCTCGCTTGGCCGCGACACGGTCACAACGATCTCGCTCCTTGCCGTGATGCTCTGGACCGACTGGCAATGGACGTTGTTCGCGCTCACCGGTCTGCCGGTCCTCGTGCTGCCGCTCCTCGCCGTTCAGGCCTTCATCCGTCGCACCGCCGTTGCCGCCCGCCGCGCCGCCGCGCAGCTTTCCACGCGCCTCGACGAGATCTTCCACGGCGTCCAGACGATCAAGCTCAATCGCTTGGAAAAGAGCGAGAGCGGCCGCTACCGCGAAACCATCCGGCAATTCCTGCGCCCCTCGCTCAAGGCGCAGATCGGCGTTGCGGGCAATCCCGCGATGATCGACATCATTGCCGCCGCGGGCTTCGTCGCGGTGCTCTACTTCGGCGGTCAGGACATTATCGCGGGCGAGAAGACCGTGGGTGAGTTCATGTCCTTCTTCACCGCCCTCGGCCTGCTGTTCGAGCCGCTGCGCCGCCTGTCCTCCCTCGCGGGCCGGGTGCAGGCCGCCGGCGCCTCGCTGGAGCGGGTCTACGAGCTGCTTGATTCCGAGCCCACCATCGTCTCCCCCTCCGCCCCGCGCCCCCTGCCCTCGGGCGACATCACCTTCGACAACGTGCATTTCGCCTATGGCGACGCGCCCGTCCTGCGCGGGCTCAGCTTCACCGCGAAGGAGGGCGAGACCACCGCGCTCGTCGGTGCCTCCGGTGCCGGCAAGACCACCGTTTTCGCCGCCCTCACCCGCCTCTTCGATCCGCAATCGGGCCAGATCCGCATCGGTGACGTGGCGGTGAACGAGACGCGGATCGAAACCCTGCGCAACACCATTGCCGTCGTGGGTCAGGAGACAGCGCTTTTCGACGAATCCATTCTCGCCAACATTCGCATGGGCGATCTCGATGCCTCCGACGAGGCCATTGCCGAGGCCGCGCGCAACGCCTCGGTCGACGAGTTCGCCGACACCCTGCCCGACGGGTTGAACAGCCCCGTTGGCCCCCGCGGCTCGAGCCTTTCGGGCGGTCAGCGCCAGCGCGTGGCCATCGCCCGCGCCATGCTCAAGAGCGCCCCAATCCTGCTGCTGGACGAGCCGACCTCCGCCCTCGATGCGCAATCGGAGAAGCTCGTCGGTGCCGCACTCGACAGGCTGGCGCAGGGGCGCACGACGCTGGTGATCGCCCACCGCCTGTCGACGATCCGCGCCGCGCACAAGATCCTTGTCATGGAGGCCGGGCGCGTGATCGAGGAAGGCACCCACGACACGCTTCTGGCTCAGGGCGGCGCCTATGCCCGCCTGCACAAGATGCAGATCAGCGAAGATCCTGACGCCTAGGCCCGACATCTAGGCCCGACGCCTAGTCATTGCCAAACAGCGCCCGCAACGCCGCCTCGCGCGGGGCCAGCGTCCCGTCGCGCAGGATCGCGAGCACGAGGTTCCGCTCCAACCCCGCCGGTGCGGAGATGGTCTCGATCTCAGGCGTCAGGTAGCGCGCCACGTCGGGCACCGGCAGCAGCGTGAACCCAAGCCCCGCGCCGACGCATTCCATGATCGCTTCCAGATCATCCAACACCACCGTCCGCGCCGCCGAGGGGCGCGCCTGATCCTGCATCGCGCG
Proteins encoded in this region:
- a CDS encoding DNA polymerase III subunit delta', with amino-acid sequence MADDLPLESDRLDGAPHPRDAARLFGHAGAEADFLAAASSGRLPHGWLLTGPKGVGKATFAWRAAKFLLSTPPPDADDMFGAPPPPESLDVSPDHPVSHRIAALSEPGLFLLRRPVDEKDAKKLKTVITVDEVRGLKGFFHMSAGNARRVVIVDSADEMNPSAANALLKELEEPPEGAVLFLISHRPSGLLPTIRSRCRTLRFNPLGDADLASALLQAGAEPPEGAALATLAQGSVGEAIALAEQGGPSLYADICNLLATLPTMDRQLAIRLAEGTAGKANEGRFTLTLSLLDTALSRAARLGATGQMPTEIVPNEAATLQRLAPTPGHAREWANLAQSLTARARRGKAVNLDPAALVFDIFLDLDRMAARLAA
- a CDS encoding TatD family hydrolase, whose protein sequence is MSTPSIVDSHCHLDFDSLSEELPEVVSRAVEAGVTRMVTICTRLRNAPQVQAIAEAHAPVFWAGGTHPMSVAEEPMATLDELEALAQHPKFVGIGETGLDYHYTADSKDVQQESLRLHIEAARRTRLPLIIHARDADDDMARILTEEHANGAFTCVMHCFSSSAALAKAALDLDFYLSMSGITAFPKSQELRDIFAAAPLDRILVETDSPYLAPPPHRGKRNEPAFTAHTARRAAETFGLDYADFAARTTENFDRLFWKAAHG
- a CDS encoding MBL fold metallo-hydrolase; protein product: MAELRVTILGCGSSGGVPRLGGIWGDCDPSNPRNMRRRCSLLVEQEGAEGTTRVLIDTSPDLRAQLLDAGVGHLDAVLYTHAHADHVHGLDDLRMIVFNMRARLPVYADGATTNDLLNRFGYAFVQPPGSAYPPILDIHGIDGDVTIDGAGGPLTFTPFEVTHGNIDALGFRVADVAYLPDVSDIPDEVWPVLQGLDTWILDALRRTPHPSHSHLENSLEWIARAAPRRAVLTNMHIDLDYQDVADETPDHVTPAYDGMTLTFDV
- a CDS encoding AEC family transporter, translated to MSVLLSIVLPVFLLVGAGYLAVWRGLFADSAVDGLMSYTQKFAIPCLLFTGIATLDLGAELDLWLLAAYFGSAIACFLLGVFGARLLFGRPWPDSIAIGLTGMFANTVLLGLPVTERAFGTEALGPNYAIIAFNAGFCYLVGITSMEIFRAETRGVALARTVASAMFHNSLMIGIMLGFVVNLSGLPIPAVAQDALDLMIRSALPAALFGLGGVLYRYKPEGDVGAIAMLCVLTLCVHPAITWAIGTYAGLSTGQMRSAVLTAAMAPGINTYIFADMYGVARRVVASTVLISTALTVFTASVWLLILP
- a CDS encoding ABC transporter permease, whose translation is MDTKLPPYATVGQRIWFYGFRVICGLIFFFLIAPILTIIPLSFNAEDFFTFTPGMLALDPDAYSLRHYREFFGQGGYPWIGLLIGLALGIAATVALKMFKGTTNYFPIVIFAIIGLIVGKLSGLEGEEWMTPMRNSLRIAPVATLLSVGFGTLAAIGLSQSHVPFKGAIMAILISPMIVPLIISAAGMYFFYSRIGLQGTFMGVVLAHAALGIPFVIITVTATLVGFDRSLTRAAANLGANPVTTFFRIQMPLILPGVISGGLFAFITSFDEVVVVIFVGSAGQQTLPWQMFTGLREQISPTILAAATVLVAISVILLTVVELLRQRSERLRGIDPH
- a CDS encoding ABC transporter permease, with translation MSDATAANTTDNGPVLAADGTPLKRSLARALRVQKMRALLLIAPLLIFIMVAFIAPIVDMLFRSVENQITSETLPRTVMALEDWDPEGLPDEDTYAALTYDFVEAAERRIHTRLGSRLNYETTGISSLFRQSGRGVDDIGEDYADQFIELNPAWEEADTWAMLMGAPDWIEAASAAEDAGPSFRLSVAASELLPETADAYRGFARTVQQEDNDNPMAEEPWFPVYMALYRDLMRTDVSGYDGPMADLLIEADAAVEGFTGMSPSEAWLDLNDDWGDRNVWATIEAFSDPYTAGYFLTSIDLRLTPDGIEAQPEEQRIYLLLFQRTIFMSGMITLMCVLLGYPIAYLLSNLPSKSSNLLLILVLLPFWTSLLVRTSAWKVLLQQQGVINDILVWIGIVADENRLALINNQLGTIIAMTHILLPFMILPLYSVMKTIPPSYVRAAKSLGATNFTAFRRVYFPQSIPGIGAGCILVFILAIGYYITPELVGGRTGTFISNRIAYHISSSLNWGLAAALGSILLALVLVLYWLYDRIVGIDNVKLG
- a CDS encoding DUF1330 domain-containing protein, which translates into the protein MPKGYIIGHITVNDPEAYKEYVERDTPILLGHGARPVVRGGKAELLEGDTFQRHVVFEFDSYEAALAAYNDPEYQEVAEIRRRTADSVILVVEGV
- a CDS encoding extracellular solute-binding protein translates to MNLKSLMLLTTGASLAATGAMADGHMANTMTLVSWGGAYQQSQINAYSDPYAEMHEGLEIIWDESSNEAVARLRAMNEAGNVTWDLVDVVASDAIRLCDEGLAMEIDHDEVLAPADDGTPASEDFGDLIVSDCFIPQIVYSTTFGYRTDVEAWNGNTPDDICDVFDLENFPGQRSLERRPINNMEWALICSGVADEDVYDVLETEEGIQQALDMLETIRDETVWWSAGADTPQLLADGEVVMGSTYNGRLFSVIEEQDQPIAMLWDAQVFDLDGWIIPEGLPEDRLARVMDFVRFATDTQRLADQAAYISYGPARASSAPLVGQHAELGIDMAPHMPTDPNNAERTFLYNYEWWADYRDDLDARFQAWLAQ
- a CDS encoding ABC transporter ATP-binding protein, which produces MTSDGSQAFVSFDRVQKSYDGEVLVVKDLNLHISRGEFLTMLGPSGSGKTTCLMMLAGFETATHGEITLDGKPINNIPPHKRGIGMVFQNYALFPHMTVGENLSFPLEVRGMPKSEREGKVTRALDMVQMVDFINRRPAQLSGGQQQRIALARALVFEPELVLMDEPLGALDKQLRETLQFEITNLAHELGITTVYVTHDQTEALTMSDRVAVFDDGRIQQLAAPDTLYEEPQNSFVAQFIGENNTLQGTVSKMGDNMCEVTLEDGSIIDALPVNVSSVGEKTQVSIRPERVEMDPSRLTPGAHTLKAEVLEFVYMGDIYRTRLRVAGVEDFIIKTRNAPDQRRLKPGERIEIGWRPQDCRALDA
- a CDS encoding ABC transporter ATP-binding protein, with amino-acid sequence MTPPTPRRTSLEDAPRPRDLIRRLWREHVYQYWPIMAFAVVLMSIEGAAIGAFAWMVQPLFDELFSSGSMEGVAWVALTVGALFTIRATSGFFQRILMVGVGLKVVTGLQVRLVKHLLTLDMSFFQDNAPGALIERVRGDTGALQSLSSSVLVSLGRDTVTTISLLAVMLWTDWQWTLFALTGLPVLVLPLLAVQAFIRRTAVAARRAAAQLSTRLDEIFHGVQTIKLNRLEKSESGRYRETIRQFLRPSLKAQIGVAGNPAMIDIIAAAGFVAVLYFGGQDIIAGEKTVGEFMSFFTALGLLFEPLRRLSSLAGRVQAAGASLERVYELLDSEPTIVSPSAPRPLPSGDITFDNVHFAYGDAPVLRGLSFTAKEGETTALVGASGAGKTTVFAALTRLFDPQSGQIRIGDVAVNETRIETLRNTIAVVGQETALFDESILANIRMGDLDASDEAIAEAARNASVDEFADTLPDGLNSPVGPRGSSLSGGQRQRVAIARAMLKSAPILLLDEPTSALDAQSEKLVGAALDRLAQGRTTLVIAHRLSTIRAAHKILVMEAGRVIEEGTHDTLLAQGGAYARLHKMQISEDPDA